A DNA window from Hevea brasiliensis isolate MT/VB/25A 57/8 chromosome 2, ASM3005281v1, whole genome shotgun sequence contains the following coding sequences:
- the LOC110646861 gene encoding uncharacterized protein LOC110646861 isoform X1 encodes MEARRGWRAVPKVRQVGFFTPNEPPPPARTQSGPPDSNSPPLSNSPAGNSLSPVMIPPPRHLSDNLAHRATSPLPVPETSAFRRPIPGGDRVAVVGSYNPTDSMLGASPPLTSPSSRIGDGEFSEESSPGWFRRSNSAKFASSFPGGGFDLTSIKSSETLEVEVKKPVEVPGPNIAEKSGVAGAELQTESQSSSKPLKAKTTKAERRALQESQRAAKAAAKGEATGKPAISSEGAATSKPVKQQPSRKKDALPAATSVAASDRKGVDRPPEKERKKEVPPPRMQFDDKNRVEKAKKRAVVNQTEARNRVELFRHLPQYERGSQLPDLESKFFLLDPMHPAVYKVGLQYLAGDISGGNARCIAMLQAFQEVIKDYSTPPEKSLTRDLTAKVGSYVSFLIECRPLSMSMGNAIRFLKNRIAKLPLSLSESEAKESLCSDINRFINEKIVLADKVIVRHAASKVRDGDVLLTYGSSCVVEMILLYAHELGKQFRVVIVDSRPKLEGQALLRRLVAKGLNCTYTHINAVSYIMHEVTRVFLGASSVLSNGTVYSRVGTACVAMVAHAFRVPVLICCEAYKFHERVQLDSICSNELGDPDAIAKASGRMDVNYVDNLANKENLQLLNLMYDATPLEYISMIVTDYGMIPPTSVPVIVREYRREHLWI; translated from the exons ATGGAAGCTCGTAGAGGTTGGCGTGCCGTTCCCAAGGTCCGCCAGGTCGGATTCTTCACTCCCAATGAGCCACCGCCGCCTGCTCGGACTCAGTCTGGGCCGCCTGACTCTAACTCGCCGCCGCTTTCCAATTCTCCTGCGGGCAACTCCTTATCTCCAGTTATGATCCCCCCGCCACGTCACCTCTCTGATAACCTTGCTCATCGCGCCACTTCGCCACTCCCTGTCCCAGAGACATCGGCCTTCCGCCGACCTATCCCCGGCGGCGACCGTGTGGCGGTGGTGGGCAGCTACAACCCGACCGATTCGATGCTTGGAGCGTCGCCGCCGCTGACCTCGCCTTCAAGTAGGATCGGCGATGGAGAATTTTCGGAGGAATCGTCTCCTGGTTGGTTTCGCAGGAGCAACTCTGCTAAGTTCGCCTCGAGTTTCCCTGGTGGTGGATTCGATTTGACGTCGATAAAGTCATCGGAGACTTTGGAAGTTGAAGTGAAAAAGCCTGTTGAAGTACCTG GACCAAATATTGCAGAAAAAAGTGGAGTGGCTGGTGCAGAGCTGCAAACTGAATCACAATCAAGTTCAAAGCCATTGAAAGCTAAAACAACAAAGGCTGAAAGACGTGCCTTGCAGGAATCCCAACGAGCTGCCAAAGCTGCTGCAAAAG GAGAAGCCACCGGTAAACCTGCTATCTCATCTGAGGGAGCAGCGACCAGTAAACCTGTGAAGCAGCAACCATCACGAAAGAAAGATGCTCTTCCTGCTGCAACATCAGTTGCAGCTTCTGACAGGAAAGGAGTAGATCGTCCACCagagaaagagaggaagaaaGAAGTCCCTCCTCCACGCATGCAATTTGATGATAAAAATCGAGTGGAAAAGGCTAAAAAGCGTGCAGTGGTCAATCAAACTGAAGCTAGGAATAGGGTTGAGTTGTTCCGACACTTGCCTCAGTATGAGCGTGGAAGCCAGCTTCCTGATCTTGAGTCAAAATTTTTCCTACTTGATCCAATGCATCCTGCTGTTTACAAG GTTGGATTACAGTATTTGGCGGGAGAtatctctggaggtaatgctcgTTGTATTGCAATGCTACAGGCATTTCAGGAAGTCATTAAAGACTACTCCACACCACCAGAAAAATCTCTTACCAGGGATTTAACGGCAAAAGTTGGTAGTTATGTTTCCTTTTTGATTGAATGCCGACCACTTTCTATGAGTATGGGAAATGCaattaggtttttgaagaatcgTATTGCAAAGCTGCCTTTAAGTCTTTCTGAATCAGAAGCAAAAGAATCCCTTTGTTCAGATATCAATCGTTTCATAAATGAGAAGATAGTACTTGCTGACAAGGTGATAGTTAGACATGCTGCTTCAAAAGTCAGGGACGGGgatgttcttcttacgtatggaTCATCATGTGTTGTTGAGATGATTCTGTTATATGCCCATGAGCTTGGGAAACAGTTCAGGGTTGTGATAGTGGACTCACGCCCTAAACTTGAAGGCCAAGCTTTACTTCGTAGGCTGGTGGCAAAGGGCCTGAATTGTACATATACTCACATAAATGCAGTTTCTTATATCATGCATGAAGTCACTAGAGTATTTCTTGGGGCTTCCTCAGTATTGTCCAATGGAACTGTTTATTCGAGGGTTGGAACTGCATGTGTTGCTATGGTTGCTCATGCATTCCGTGTTCCAGTGTTAATATGCTGTGAAGCATATAAGTTTCATGAAAGGGTTCAACTGGATTCAATATGCTCCAATGAACTAG GTGATCCAGATGCCATTGCAAAGGCTTCTGGAAGAATGGATGTAAATTACGTGGATAATCTGGCTAATAAAGAAAATCTTCAGCTTTTAAATTTGAT GTATGATGCCACTCCTTTAGAATATATCTCTATGATTGTCACCGATTATGGCATG ATCCCACCAACAAGTGTCCCTGTTATTGTGCGGGAGTATCGGAGGGAGCACTTGTGGATATAG
- the LOC110646861 gene encoding uncharacterized protein LOC110646861 isoform X2 → MEARRGWRAVPKVRQVGFFTPNEPPPPARTQSGPPDSNSPPLSNSPAGNSLSPVMIPPPRHLSDNLAHRATSPLPVPETSAFRRPIPGGDRVAVVGSYNPTDSMLGASPPLTSPSSRIGDGEFSEESSPGWFRRSNSAKFASSFPGGGFDLTSIKSSETLEVEVKKPVEVPEKSGVAGAELQTESQSSSKPLKAKTTKAERRALQESQRAAKAAAKGEATGKPAISSEGAATSKPVKQQPSRKKDALPAATSVAASDRKGVDRPPEKERKKEVPPPRMQFDDKNRVEKAKKRAVVNQTEARNRVELFRHLPQYERGSQLPDLESKFFLLDPMHPAVYKVGLQYLAGDISGGNARCIAMLQAFQEVIKDYSTPPEKSLTRDLTAKVGSYVSFLIECRPLSMSMGNAIRFLKNRIAKLPLSLSESEAKESLCSDINRFINEKIVLADKVIVRHAASKVRDGDVLLTYGSSCVVEMILLYAHELGKQFRVVIVDSRPKLEGQALLRRLVAKGLNCTYTHINAVSYIMHEVTRVFLGASSVLSNGTVYSRVGTACVAMVAHAFRVPVLICCEAYKFHERVQLDSICSNELGDPDAIAKASGRMDVNYVDNLANKENLQLLNLMYDATPLEYISMIVTDYGMIPPTSVPVIVREYRREHLWI, encoded by the exons ATGGAAGCTCGTAGAGGTTGGCGTGCCGTTCCCAAGGTCCGCCAGGTCGGATTCTTCACTCCCAATGAGCCACCGCCGCCTGCTCGGACTCAGTCTGGGCCGCCTGACTCTAACTCGCCGCCGCTTTCCAATTCTCCTGCGGGCAACTCCTTATCTCCAGTTATGATCCCCCCGCCACGTCACCTCTCTGATAACCTTGCTCATCGCGCCACTTCGCCACTCCCTGTCCCAGAGACATCGGCCTTCCGCCGACCTATCCCCGGCGGCGACCGTGTGGCGGTGGTGGGCAGCTACAACCCGACCGATTCGATGCTTGGAGCGTCGCCGCCGCTGACCTCGCCTTCAAGTAGGATCGGCGATGGAGAATTTTCGGAGGAATCGTCTCCTGGTTGGTTTCGCAGGAGCAACTCTGCTAAGTTCGCCTCGAGTTTCCCTGGTGGTGGATTCGATTTGACGTCGATAAAGTCATCGGAGACTTTGGAAGTTGAAGTGAAAAAGCCTGTTGAAGTACCTG AAAAAAGTGGAGTGGCTGGTGCAGAGCTGCAAACTGAATCACAATCAAGTTCAAAGCCATTGAAAGCTAAAACAACAAAGGCTGAAAGACGTGCCTTGCAGGAATCCCAACGAGCTGCCAAAGCTGCTGCAAAAG GAGAAGCCACCGGTAAACCTGCTATCTCATCTGAGGGAGCAGCGACCAGTAAACCTGTGAAGCAGCAACCATCACGAAAGAAAGATGCTCTTCCTGCTGCAACATCAGTTGCAGCTTCTGACAGGAAAGGAGTAGATCGTCCACCagagaaagagaggaagaaaGAAGTCCCTCCTCCACGCATGCAATTTGATGATAAAAATCGAGTGGAAAAGGCTAAAAAGCGTGCAGTGGTCAATCAAACTGAAGCTAGGAATAGGGTTGAGTTGTTCCGACACTTGCCTCAGTATGAGCGTGGAAGCCAGCTTCCTGATCTTGAGTCAAAATTTTTCCTACTTGATCCAATGCATCCTGCTGTTTACAAG GTTGGATTACAGTATTTGGCGGGAGAtatctctggaggtaatgctcgTTGTATTGCAATGCTACAGGCATTTCAGGAAGTCATTAAAGACTACTCCACACCACCAGAAAAATCTCTTACCAGGGATTTAACGGCAAAAGTTGGTAGTTATGTTTCCTTTTTGATTGAATGCCGACCACTTTCTATGAGTATGGGAAATGCaattaggtttttgaagaatcgTATTGCAAAGCTGCCTTTAAGTCTTTCTGAATCAGAAGCAAAAGAATCCCTTTGTTCAGATATCAATCGTTTCATAAATGAGAAGATAGTACTTGCTGACAAGGTGATAGTTAGACATGCTGCTTCAAAAGTCAGGGACGGGgatgttcttcttacgtatggaTCATCATGTGTTGTTGAGATGATTCTGTTATATGCCCATGAGCTTGGGAAACAGTTCAGGGTTGTGATAGTGGACTCACGCCCTAAACTTGAAGGCCAAGCTTTACTTCGTAGGCTGGTGGCAAAGGGCCTGAATTGTACATATACTCACATAAATGCAGTTTCTTATATCATGCATGAAGTCACTAGAGTATTTCTTGGGGCTTCCTCAGTATTGTCCAATGGAACTGTTTATTCGAGGGTTGGAACTGCATGTGTTGCTATGGTTGCTCATGCATTCCGTGTTCCAGTGTTAATATGCTGTGAAGCATATAAGTTTCATGAAAGGGTTCAACTGGATTCAATATGCTCCAATGAACTAG GTGATCCAGATGCCATTGCAAAGGCTTCTGGAAGAATGGATGTAAATTACGTGGATAATCTGGCTAATAAAGAAAATCTTCAGCTTTTAAATTTGAT GTATGATGCCACTCCTTTAGAATATATCTCTATGATTGTCACCGATTATGGCATG ATCCCACCAACAAGTGTCCCTGTTATTGTGCGGGAGTATCGGAGGGAGCACTTGTGGATATAG
- the LOC110646866 gene encoding protein CHUP1, chloroplastic, translated as MQVTLDRKLFELYSLKEQQSYIAQLRKNLEEKMKEMDMLNITFNSLYNKINHLQKEIKEEVSAEKQVKVAKEMIEKIERKMNANESHLKVQLMMLQEKVSGFQRDEFSYRDTAIVERMKALKDVELEYYEMRRKNKELELEKRELAVKLVTAQARKTSLSNLTESKSITKIEEEVTTLKLHNEYLWNQVERLQKNRFSMVEELVYQRWLNTCLRYEIQNYGRSPSKWDLISKNPNQKPHEKSKQLLLDDSNSSHHSSTESDKNDSTSTTESSSSSQRKYKESFVY; from the exons ATGCAAGTAACACTTGACAGGAAATTGTTTGAGCTTTATAGTCTAAAAGAACAGCAATCTTACATTGCCCAGTTGCGAAAAAACTTGGAGGAGAAGATGAAGGAGATGGACATGCTTAATATCACCTTTAATTCTTTGTATAATAAGATTAATCATCTGCAGAAAGAAATAAAAGAGGAAGTCTCGGCGGAAAAGCAAGTAAAGGTGGCAAAAGAGATGAtagagaaaattgagaggaaaatGAATGCCAATGAAAGCCATTTGAAGGTCCAATTGATGATGCTTCAAGAAAAAGTTTCTGGATTTCAAAGAGATGAATTCTCTTACAGAGATACAGCGATTGTGGAGAGAATGAAAGCTCTCAAAGATGTTGAATTAGAATATTATGAGATGAGGAGGAAAAATAAAGAACTTGAGTTGGAAAAGAGGGAACTGGCAGTTAAGTTAGTTACTGCTCAAGCAAGAAAAACTTCCCTCTCCAACTTGACAGAG AGCAAAAGTATTACCAAGATTGAGGAGGAAGTAACTACTTTGAAACTTCACAATGAGTACCTTTGGAATCAAGTAGAGAGATTGCAGAAGAACAGATTCAGCATGGTAGAAGAGCTAGTATACCAACGCTGGCTGAACACTTGCTTGAGATATGAAATCCAAAACTATGGAAGGAGCCCTTCAAAATGGGACCTTATTAGCAAAAACCCAAACCAAAAACCCCATGAGAAATCCAAACAACTTCTGTTGGATGACAGCAATTCCTCGCACCACTCGTCAACTGAGAGTGATAAAAATGACAGTACTAGTACTACTGAAAGCTCTTCAAGTAGCCAGAGAAAGTATAAGGAGAGTTTCGTTTACTGA
- the LOC131168740 gene encoding oleosin G-like: protein MADRTAPHRTSRPSATTNTSTFLRKLQAHAPNSTQLFSFLTLLISGSILLLLTGITVTVTVLVLIFFAPLIIVSSPIWVPVGILLFLSVAGFLSVCGVVVAFVGGLSWMYRYYRGMNPPGSDRLDYARSRIYDTANHMKDYAKEYGGYLQSKVKDAAPGA, encoded by the coding sequence ATGGCTGACCGCACTGCTCCCCATAGAACTTCAAGACCTTCAGCCACAACCAACACCTCCACCTTTCTACGTAAACTGCAAGCTCATGCTCCCAACTCAACCCAACTCTTCAGTTTCTTGACCCTCCTCATCTCCGGTTCCATTCTTCTCCTCCTCACAGGCATCACCGTCACAGTCACAGTTCTTGTCCTAATATTTTTTGCTCCTTTGATCATCGTTTCCAGCCCTATATGGGTACCCGTTGGAATCCTCCTCTTTCTTTCCGTGGCCGGATTCTTGTCTGTTTGCGGAGTGGTGGTGGCATTTGTGGGTGGATTATCATGGATGTATAGGTATTACAGAGGGATGAACCCACCGGGTTCGGACCGTTTGGATTATGCCCGCAGCCGAATCTACGACACGGCGAACCATATGAAAGATTATGCCAAGGAGTATGGTGGGTACCTCCAGAGCAAGGTAAAGGATGCAGCTCCTGGTGCATGA